Within Xanthomonas theicola, the genomic segment CTGATCCCCGAGTCCATCTCCGGCTTCGGCCAGAGCCTGGACCCGCGCACCATCAAGAGCGTCAAGCTGCTCGACGGCGCGCTACCGGCACAGTTCGGCGACCGTACCGCCGCGGTGGTCGACATCACCACCAAGAACGGCGTGGAACTGGGCAACGGCGGCAGCGTCGGCATCACCGGCGGCTCTTTCGGCACGATCAACCCGAATGCCTCCTGGCGGGGCAGCAACGGCCGCTGGAGCTGGTTCGCCAGCGGCAACTACGCGCAGAACAAGATCGGCCTGGAGAACCCGGTCGACAGCCGCACCCCCAAGCACGACAAGTCGCACCAGGGCAAGGGCTTCGCCGACCTCAGCTACCTGGTCGACGAGGACACCCGGCTCAGCCTGCTGGTCGGCTACGCCAACAACCGCTTCCAGATTCCGAACAATCCCGGGCAGACCCCGGCGTTCGACTACCTGGGCACGACCGACTTCGACTCGTCCACGCTCGACGAGAACCAGCGCGAGAACACCCGCTTCGGCACGCTGGTCCTGCAGGGTTCGCTCGGCGCCACCAGCTACCAGCTGTCGGCCGGCCAGCGCTACAGCAGCGTCGCGTTCTCGCCGGACATCGCCGGCGACCTGATCTTCAACGGCGTCGCCTCGCAGGTGGACCGCAGCAACCGCGCCAACACCGTGCAGGCCGACTTCTCGACTCCCTGGGGGGCCTCGCACACCCTGCGCTACGGCGTGTACGGCAACTTCGAGCACGCCATCGCCAGCAACGACTCCTATGTCTTCCCGGCCGATGCCGACGGCAAGCAGACCAGCAATGCACCGCTCTTCATCGCCGACGCCAGCCGCTTCCACGCCAGCACCTACGCGCTCTACCTGCAGGACGAGTGGAAGCTCGGCGACGACTGGACCGTGAACTACGGCGTGCGCGGCGACCGCTACAAGGCGTTCGGCAACACCCAGGGCCAACTCAGCCCGCGCCTGGGCGTGGTCTGGCGCGCCAGCGAGGACACCACCGTGCACGCCGGCTATGCGCGCTATTTCACCCCGCCGGCCAGCGAACTGATCTCCACCAGCGACATCGCCCTGTACGACGGCACCACCAACCAGCACTCGGTTGCCGGCGGCGCGACCACCCCGCTGAGCGAACGCAGCGACTATTACGATCTTGGCATCTCGCAGGCGGTCGGCGAGCACCTGACCCTGGGCCTGGACACCTACTACCGCAAGGCCGACCGCCTGCAGGACGAAGGCCAGTTCGGCGCCGCCTACATCTATTCCACCTTCAACTATCGCGACGGCCGCATCCGCGGCGCCGAGTTCAGCGCCGACTACAACAACGGGCCGCTCACCGCCTACTTCAACGTCGCCTACAGCAAGGCGATGGGCAAGCAGGTCATGACCAACCTGTACAACTTCGATTCCGACGCACTGGCCTACATCCACGACAACTGGATCCACCTGGACCACGATCAGAAATTCACCTCTTCCGGGGGGGTCAGCTACGCGATCGCCGACGACAGCAGGATCGGCGCCAACTACCTGTTCGGCAGCGGCCTGCGCACCGATGCCGACGGCGTGCCCAACGGCGGCGAACTGCCGTCGTACTTCCAGCTGAACCTCAGCGCCGGCCACGATTTCGCGCCCGGCGCGCATCCGCTGCATGCGCAACTGGCCGTGCTCAACGTGCTCGATCGCAGCTACCAACTGCGCGACGGCGGCGGCATCGGCGTGTTTGCGCCGCAGTGGGCGCCGCGCCGCGGCGTGTACCTGAGCCTGCAGCAGGACTTCTGAGGCAGGCGTGGAAGCGGCAGGCCGGCCCGTGGGACGGGCAGGCCTGGCACCGGGGAAGGTTGCCTCGCTGTCGCCGCCGCGAGCCTGGTCCAGTCCTGCGCCCCAGGTATTCAAGCAAGCGCCTAAAGCAAGCGTGGAAGGTCCCTGTAGGAGGGGCTTCGGCCCCGACCAATGTCGGAGCCGACGCGATCCGACTTCGTTCGTCGCGGCTGAAGCCGCTCCTGCGGATTCAATTCGCGATCGTCGTCGCCCGCCACTGAATCGGGCGACGCTTTCCCCCGCGACGGTACCGAATCGCAACGATCTCAGTGCAGCGGACGCCGACTGGCCTTGAACCCGGCATACAGCGCGAACAGCGCCAACAGCACGAAGCAGATCAGGCACCACATCGGCATCGACAGGCCCAGGAAGCGCCAGTCGATATTGCCGCAGTCGCCGGTCCCGGTCAGGACCCGGCGCATCGCCTCGAACGGTCCCAGCGTCTCGCGCAGGAAGCCCAACGGCGGACCGCACGAGGCCATCGGATCGGGAAACAGCTGGACCGACACGTGCTTGCCGGCGATGCCGGCGCCGGCCGCCGCGGCGAGGAAAGCGAGCACGCCATAGGCCTTGCGTCCGCCGCTGCGGGCCGGACCGTGCACCGCGCCGAGCAGGAACAGCAGCCCCAGCGCAGCGAACGCGATGCGCTGGAAGATGCACAGCGGGCAGGGCTCGATGCCCAGTTGCAGTTGCACGTAGATCGCATAGCCCAGCAACGCGGCACAGATCGCGAAGCCGAGCAGGAACTGCGCGCGGAAACTCCAGCGTAACGGGTTCATCGGGTCGGGCTCAAGTGAACGAACCGGCATTATCCGCCATCGCCTGCATCGCCACCATGTGCCGAACGGCGCGGGAGGGGGACGCGACGGCAACGCATGCAGCGCGTGCACGGGAACCGCCCGGTGCGGCGGATTGCGCCGCCGCGGGCACAGAAACAAAAACAAAAAAGCCCGGACATGCCGGGCTTTTCTGCTGCCGCGCGGAGGGCCGGATTACTCGGCCACTTCCTCGGCCACCGCGGTCGGGCGGTCGACCAGCTCGACGTACGCCATCGGCGCGTTGTCCCCGGCGCGGAAGCCGCACTTCAGGATGCGCAGGTAGCCGCCCGGACGCGACTGGTAACGCGGGCCCAGCTCGACGAACAGCTTGCCCACCGCTTCCTTGTCGCGCAGGCGCGAGAAGGCCAGGCGGCGGTTGGCGACGCCATCGACCTTGGCGATGGTGATCAGCGGCTCGGCGACGCGGCGCAGTTCCTTGGCCTTCGGCAAAGTGGTCTTGATCAGCCCGTGCTTGAACAGCGAGGCCGCCATGTTGGAGAACATCGCCTGGCGATGGGCGCTGGTGCGGTTGAACTTGCGGCCGGATTTCTGGTGACGCATGGTCTTGGTTCCTGGATGAATGGTGAAACGACTGGGATTCGCTGTCGCCTTCCTGGCGTTGGAGCACGGACTGCGGATGGCCCTTGGCCGCCCGTCCTGGACGACCGGCAGCGTGGGCGTTCAGGCCCATCGCTGCGGATAACGCTAAAACGCGGTTCCCCGCATGGCGCGCATGCGGGGAACCGGTGTCGCCTGGATCAGCCGAGCATGCCGTGCTGGGCGACGCCGGCCGGCGGCCAGTTCTCCAGCTTCATGCCGAGCGACAGGCCGCGCTGAGCCAGCACTTCCTTGATCTCGGTGAGCGACTTCTTGCCCAGGTTCGGAGTCTTGAGCAGCTCCACTTCGGTCTTCTGGATCAGATCGCCGATGTAGTAGATGCTCTCGGCCTTCAGGCAGTTGGCCGAACGCACGGTCAGCTCCAGATCGTCGATCGGGCGCAGCAGCACCGGATCGACGCCGCTGCTGGCCGGCTTGGCCGCGCCGCGATCGCGATGGGTGAAGTCGCCGAACACCGACAGCTGGTCGCTGAGGATGTCGGCGGCGGTGCGCACCGCTTCCTCGGCGTCGATGGTGCCGTTGGTCTCGATGTCCAGGACCAGCTTGTCCAGGTCGGTCCGCTGCTCGACGCGCGCGGACTCGACCGCGTAGGCGACACGGCGCACCGGCGAGAACGACGCATCCAGAACCAGGCGGCCGATGGTGCGGGTTTCCTCGTCCGGACGGCGCCGCGCGGCGGCCGGCTGGTAGCCGAAGCCGCGCTCGATCTTCAGACGCATGTTGATCGCCGTATCCTTGGTCAGGTGGCAGATCACGTGGTCGTTGTTGAGGATCTCGACGTTGTGGTCGGTCTTGATGTCGGCGGCAGTGACCGTGCCCGGGCCCTGCTTGGACAGCGACAGCGTGGCGCTGTCGCCGGTGTGCATGCGGATGGCCACGTCCTTGAGGTTGAGCAGGACCTCCAGCACGTCCTCCTGCAGCCCTTCGACCGTGGTGTACTCGTGCAGCACGCCGTCGATCTCGACTTCGGTGATCGCGAAGCCGGGGATCGAGGACAGCAGCACGCGACGCAGGGCGTTGCCCAGCGTATGCCCATACCCGCGCTCCAAGGGCTCGATTACGACCTTGGCGCGGTTGTCGGTAAGGCGTTCGATCTGCGGCCCACGGGGGCGCAGAACCTGGTTGGCGGTAACCGTCATGTTGCGGGTTCTCCTGACGAGCCTCCGTTGCCGGAGGCTCTCCAATGTGATTACTTCGAATACAACTCGACGATCAGCGCTTCGTTGATGTCGGCAGGCAGGTCCGCACGATCCGGCACCGCCTTGAAGACGCCGCTGAACTTCTTCGAATCGACCTCGACCCAGGACGGGTTCAGGTCATGCGTTTCGGCGACGGTCAGCGCTTCCTGCACGCGCAACTGCTTCTGGGCCTTTTCCGACAGGGCGATCGCGTCGCCGGCCTTGACCTGGTAAGAGGCCAGGTTCACCGACTTGCCATTGACCAGCACGCCACGGTGCGACACCAACTGGCGCGCGGCCGGACGGGTGACGGCGAAGCCCATGCGGTAGACGACGTTGTCCAGGCGGGTTTCCAGCAGCTGCAGCAGGTTCTCGCCGGTGTTGCCCTTCTTGGTCGACGCCTTCTTGTAGTAGTTGCGGAACTGACGCTCCAGCAGGCCGTAGATGCGCTTGACCTTCTGCTTCTCGCGCAACTGGGTGGCGTAGTCGGACAGCTTGCCCTTGCGGGCGGTCGCGCCGTGCTGGCCGGGCTTCTGCTCCAGCTTGCACTTGGAATCCAGCGCACGTGCCGGGCTCTTGAGGGAAAGATCGGCGCCTTCGCGGCGCGCGAGCTTACAGGTAGGACCGATATAACGAGCCATTTCTTATCGCTCCTTTAGACGCGACGCTTCTTCGGCGGACGGCACCCGTTGTGCGGGATAGGCGTCACGTCGATGATGTTGGTGATCTTGTATCCGACGTTGTTCAACGAACGGACGGCGGACTCGCGACCCGGACCCGGGCCCTTGATGCGCACTTCCAGCGACTTCACGCCGTAGTCGAGCGCAGCGCGCCCGGCCTTCTCGGCGGCCACCTGCGCCGCGAACGGCGTGGACTTGCGCGAA encodes:
- a CDS encoding TonB-dependent receptor; translated protein: MTPRPLSAAIALVLLAAPSLAFATDAASTDAGPERTTDLDAVTVTAKLEAARNALSPDIGSSQYAITAEDIERLPLGASTPLNQVLLQAPGVVQDSYGGIHVRGDHANLQYRINGVLIPESISGFGQSLDPRTIKSVKLLDGALPAQFGDRTAAVVDITTKNGVELGNGGSVGITGGSFGTINPNASWRGSNGRWSWFASGNYAQNKIGLENPVDSRTPKHDKSHQGKGFADLSYLVDEDTRLSLLVGYANNRFQIPNNPGQTPAFDYLGTTDFDSSTLDENQRENTRFGTLVLQGSLGATSYQLSAGQRYSSVAFSPDIAGDLIFNGVASQVDRSNRANTVQADFSTPWGASHTLRYGVYGNFEHAIASNDSYVFPADADGKQTSNAPLFIADASRFHASTYALYLQDEWKLGDDWTVNYGVRGDRYKAFGNTQGQLSPRLGVVWRASEDTTVHAGYARYFTPPASELISTSDIALYDGTTNQHSVAGGATTPLSERSDYYDLGISQAVGEHLTLGLDTYYRKADRLQDEGQFGAAYIYSTFNYRDGRIRGAEFSADYNNGPLTAYFNVAYSKAMGKQVMTNLYNFDSDALAYIHDNWIHLDHDQKFTSSGGVSYAIADDSRIGANYLFGSGLRTDADGVPNGGELPSYFQLNLSAGHDFAPGAHPLHAQLAVLNVLDRSYQLRDGGGIGVFAPQWAPRRGVYLSLQQDF
- a CDS encoding disulfide bond formation protein B, with translation MNPLRWSFRAQFLLGFAICAALLGYAIYVQLQLGIEPCPLCIFQRIAFAALGLLFLLGAVHGPARSGGRKAYGVLAFLAAAAGAGIAGKHVSVQLFPDPMASCGPPLGFLRETLGPFEAMRRVLTGTGDCGNIDWRFLGLSMPMWCLICFVLLALFALYAGFKASRRPLH
- the rplQ gene encoding 50S ribosomal protein L17 — encoded protein: MRHQKSGRKFNRTSAHRQAMFSNMAASLFKHGLIKTTLPKAKELRRVAEPLITIAKVDGVANRRLAFSRLRDKEAVGKLFVELGPRYQSRPGGYLRILKCGFRAGDNAPMAYVELVDRPTAVAEEVAE
- a CDS encoding DNA-directed RNA polymerase subunit alpha — its product is MTVTANQVLRPRGPQIERLTDNRAKVVIEPLERGYGHTLGNALRRVLLSSIPGFAITEVEIDGVLHEYTTVEGLQEDVLEVLLNLKDVAIRMHTGDSATLSLSKQGPGTVTAADIKTDHNVEILNNDHVICHLTKDTAINMRLKIERGFGYQPAAARRRPDEETRTIGRLVLDASFSPVRRVAYAVESARVEQRTDLDKLVLDIETNGTIDAEEAVRTAADILSDQLSVFGDFTHRDRGAAKPASSGVDPVLLRPIDDLELTVRSANCLKAESIYYIGDLIQKTEVELLKTPNLGKKSLTEIKEVLAQRGLSLGMKLENWPPAGVAQHGMLG
- the rpsD gene encoding 30S ribosomal protein S4 — protein: MARYIGPTCKLARREGADLSLKSPARALDSKCKLEQKPGQHGATARKGKLSDYATQLREKQKVKRIYGLLERQFRNYYKKASTKKGNTGENLLQLLETRLDNVVYRMGFAVTRPAARQLVSHRGVLVNGKSVNLASYQVKAGDAIALSEKAQKQLRVQEALTVAETHDLNPSWVEVDSKKFSGVFKAVPDRADLPADINEALIVELYSK
- the rpsK gene encoding 30S ribosomal protein S11 — encoded protein: MAKPAAAKTKKKIKRVVTDGVAHVHASFNNTIVTITDRQGNALSWATSGGAGFRGSRKSTPFAAQVAAEKAGRAALDYGVKSLEVRIKGPGPGRESAVRSLNNVGYKITNIIDVTPIPHNGCRPPKKRRV